The genome window CCGGAACCGTGCAGTCCCTCACCACCGCCGGTGGCCGCGCCTTCATGGCCATCGGTAGCCGTTCCCTCGACGTGACCGCCGACGGATGGCTGCTCGTGCCCTCCACGCGAGCCCTCATGGCCCGAGTTGCCAGGACCATCGGTATGAGAGCCACTGCCGTGATCGCTCGGTGCTTCATGGCTGGCGGAGGGCCCGGCCCCGTGTTCGTGGGCGCTGCCACCGGGCAAGTGGTCACCCGCGTGGCCGCCTGGCAGATGATCCCCGGCATGGCCTGCACCCGGCAGACCGTCGCCGCCCGCGTGGACCCTCGGCACGCTCTCCCCGCCCGCATGCACCGCCGCGTCGTCGCCCGCCCGGCCAACGTCGCCCAGGTCGTGGCCCACGCTGTCGACCAGCCGAACGTGCTCCCCCGCCTGCTCAGCCGTCTGCCCGCCCGCGCCCACCAGCGCCGGCTCCCTGGCCGGAGTCGGTGTATGCGGCACGTCCGAGCCCGTCGGCGGTTTCGGCTCGGTGTCGCCCGGCTCCCTCGGGGCGTCCTCCGCACTCTGCAGCACGTCGCCGTGCTCGTCCAGGATGTTTCCCCGCGGGTCGAGGTACCGCGCCGGGGCGCCCTCCCCGGTCGGCAGTCTCGTCGCGCCCTCCGGCAGTACCGGCCCGTCGTGGGCCGGCAGTTGGACGTTGCCGTCCGGGAGTCTGACCGCGCCCTCCGGGATCGCCGCTCCCTCCGGCAGGTGCACCGTGCCGTCGGGCAGCCTCACCGCGCCCTCGGGCAGCGTGAGCGCGTTCTCCGGGAGTTCGGGGATCTCGACGCGGCCGACGCCCTTCAGCGCCGCCGTGATGTCGCCGATCTTCGACAGGCCGGCGCCCGCGCCCTTCGCGACATACGTCATGGGATCGATGACCCGGCCCACCTTGCCCGCCACCGAGGCCGCCCTCGCGACCGCACCCGCCTTGCCCGCACCGGCCGCCGCAGCCCCCTCGCCGCCGGTGAACACGGCCGTCAGGACGTTGAAGGTGACCGCACCGGCCGCACGAGCCGGGTTCTTGCCCCACTCGTCCCACGCCACCAGCGCCTTGCCCGTCTCCTTCATCGCCTTGCGCGAGTCGCGCAGCCACGACGGCAGCTTGTCGTCCGGCAGGCCCCAGAACAGAGCCTGAGCTCCGGGAAGCGAGGAGATCACCAGGCCGGTGGTCAGCTGCGCCAGGCCCTTCCACGCCTGCCCCATCGCCGCCCAGCCGTTGACACCCACCAGCGTGCCCAGGCCCTTGATCGTGCCCCAGACGCTGTCGATGACGATCCCGTCCCACAGGAACGACTTCACCCAGTGGCCGACCTCCCACCAGTGGTGCTTCTCGTCCACCGGATCGCCCCACGGGAGCTTGGCGTTCTTCATGTCGGCCGCGTCGAACCCGTACTGGTTCTTGTTGTCCGAGCCGTCCCCGGCCACCATCCGGGTGCCGTGCCACAACGCGGTGATCTTGTTGTGGCAGGTCCGTTCCGCCGCCCAGAACGCCGCCACCGTCTGCGTGATCTCGTCCCGGATCCGGTTGTGCTCGTCGACCTTGTCGCCGTCGTACTCCCAGTCCTTGTCGTCCTTGACCGAGTTGACGAAGTTCGTCGCCTCGATCTTCAGCTGCTTCAGCTTCTCGACGAGCGGGCGGATCTCGGTCGCGTAACCGGACAAGGCCGAGGAGACCGTTTCCAGACCGGTGGCGAAGTCATCCGAACGGTCCGCCACCGGCTTCGTCGTCGCGAACAGCTGCTCCGCCTCCGGCGCGCTGTAGTACGCCGTCAGGCCCTGGAACCGGGTGTGCACGTCCCGGCCGGTGTCGCGGATGTCGGAGGCGTCGCTCTTCAGGTCGCCGTACGCCGCCTCCAGCTCCGCCAGGTTCCCCGTGTACTGCGGTATCGCCTCCGGATCGATCACCTCTGACCCGCCCCCGGCATGTCCACCCGCGGATCCGCCAGCGCCTTGCGCTGCGCCTGCGCCGCCATCTGTTCGTCCCCGTTCAGATAGGCCGTCGTCGCATCCACCGCACCCTGCAGCGACTTGCCCGCCCGCGCCGCGATGAACTGCAGGTCCCTCGTGGCGTGTTCGGCGTACTGCGAAAGGGCCAGCGCCACCAGGCCGCCCTGCGGCTTCCCGTCACCGCCCCCGCCCCCACCGTTCGCGGAGATCGTGCCGGCACTGGACGCCGCCGACGTCAGATGCTCCCCGAACGCGTTCGCCTGCTTCTCGAAATGCGACGCCGCCTCACCCGTCGTCTTCAACACACCCTGAATGCCCTGCGGCTTCAGATCCCAGCCCGGCACCACGCACCCCCCGCACCTACCGCCAAACCACCACCGGCCTCAGCCGATGCCGTCGACCGCCGCCTTCGCCCGCGCCATGGTCGACTGCGCCGTCGCGTCGTTCTCCTCCAGCGTCGACCTCACCAGCGCGATGATGTTCTTCACCTCCTGCGACGCACGGTTCCACCGCATTTCCTTGCCGTGGTACTCGTCCGCCACCCCGTCAGCCGTGAAGTCCGCGATCGCCGCCTTCACCTGACGGTCCCGATCCGCGATGACCTGCTCCAACCGGCCGATCACCGACTGGAGACTGGCCTGCGCGTCCGCCGACGCGCCCGTGTCGTACGACCGACGGTCCACATCCGAACCCGCCATCACCCATCACTCCCCGTGGAAAAAGGACAGAAGTCGACCTGCCGTCGGCCGCTCCGCCGCGGCCACCCGCGCCGCCGCGCTCAGCGGAACCTGGCCGCGTCGAAGTTCGCCGCCCCCATCTGACGCCGCGCGTTGTCACCCTGCTCCTGGACACCCGTGCCGAACGCCGAGTCCATGCCGCTCTGACCGCCCAGGATCGCCGCCAGCGAACCGTTCAGCTCCTGCGTGATCTCGTCCGCCCGCGCCTTGAACCGGTCGAACGCCACCCGGCCCGCACCGTTGAACTTCCCCTCCAACGGCTGTGCCGCCTGCACCAGTTGACGGATCAGCGTCCCCAGATCGTCACTCGACCCACGCGACTCCTTGACCAGCGTGGACAGGGTCTGCGCCCCCATGTCGAACTTCATCTCGGCTCCCCCTGTGGCGAGTTGAGCTCACTGAACGATTCCGCACCCTCCATGTTCACGGCCGCCCCTCACACTCGCAACCGCCTCCGGTCACAGCCCTGCTACAGGGAACGGATCACTCCGCGAAGTCCAGGGGGCAGACATGCACTCGAGTGGCCCACCTCACACCAGCCGCAGCCCACGCCCCCTCAAGTGACCTGCCTCACACGGTCACAATCAGGTCTCGCCCTCGCTCCACCCCTTGAAGAACGGAATGTAATCGATTCCAATCCTGTTCGTCAGTCGTGAAAACGATTCCACGGATCCACAAGGAGGTGGTCCGGCGATGGCGAGCATCAAGGACGTCGCCGCCGAGGCGGGAGTCTCCGTCGCCACGGTGTCGCGCGTCCTGAACGACCACCCGTCGGTCAGCGCCGAGGCACGCACCCGTGTGCTGGCCGCCGTCGAGGCGCTGGGCTACCGCCCGAACGCCGTCGCCCGGTCCCTGCGCACCGACCAGACCCACACCCTCGGCCTGGTCATCAGCGACGTGCTCAACCCCTACTTCACCCATCTGGCCCGCTCCGTCGAGGAGGAGGCCCGCGCCCTCGGCTACAGCGTGATCATCGGCAACGCCGACGAGCGGCCCGACCTCCAGGACCACCATGTGCGGACCCTGATGGACCGGCGGATCGACGGGCTGCTCGTCTCCCCGACGGACGGCGGGTCGCCGCTCATCCTGGACGCCGCGCGGGCCGGCACCCCGATGGTCTTCGTGGACCGGTGGATCGCGGGCGTCGACGTACCCGTCGTACGCTCCGACGGCCGCGCCGCCGTCCACGATCTCGTCCGTCATCTGCACGGGCTCGGCCACCGGCGGCTCGCGATCATCGCCGGTCCGGCGGCGACCACGACGGGCCGCGAGCGCGTCGAGGCCTTCCGCGAGGCCCTGGCCGAGTACGGGCTCCCCCTCCCGGACGCCTACATCGGCCAGGGCGACTTCCAGGTCGAGAGCGGGCGCCGGGCCACCGAGCGGTTCCTCGACCTGGCCGAGCCGCCCGAGGCCGTGTTCGCCGCCGACAACCTGATGGGGCTCGGCGCGCTGGACGCCATCCGGGCGCGCGGGCTGCGGGTGCCGGACGACATCGCGCTCGCCGCGTTCGACGACATCCCGTGGTTCGTGCACACCGATCCGCCGATCACCGCGATCGCCCAGCCCACCGGCCGGCTGGGACGCGCCGCCGTGCGCGCGCTGGTCGACCGCATCGAGGGGCGGCACCCCGAGTCCGTCACCCTCCCCGCCCGTCTCGTCGTACGCCGCTCGTGCGGCGAGTCGCCTGCACAGGCCCCCGCTGTGCAGTTCCCCGTACAAAGGAGCCAGTCGTGAGCAACCCTGACGAGTTGCTGCGCATCGAAGGCATACGCAAGACCTTCCCCGGCGTGGTCGCGCTCGACGGCGTCGACTTCGATCTGCGCCGCGGCGAGGTGCATGTGCTGCTCGGTGAGAACGGCGCGGGCAAGAGCACCCTCATCAAGATGCTCTCCGGCGCCTACCGCCCCGACGCCGGGCGGATCCTGGTCGGCGGCGAGGAGGTGCGCATCCACGGTGCGCAGGACTCCGAGCGCCTCGGGATCGCCACCATCTACCAGGAGTTCAACCTCGTTCCCGACCTGACCGTCGCCGAGAACATCTTCCTGGGCCGCCAGCCGCGCCGCTTCGGCATGATCGACCGCAAGAAGATGGAGGCGGACGCCGCCGCACTCCTCGAACGCGTCGGTGTGAACGTGTCTCCCCGCGCGCGTGTGCGTGAACTGGGCATCGCCCGGCTCCAGATGGTCGAGATCGCGAAGGCGCTCAGCCTGAACGCGCGCGTGCTGATCATGGACGAGCCGACGGCCGTGCTCACCTCCGAAGAGGTCGAGAAGCTGTTCGCCATCGTGCGCGCGCTGCGCGAGGACGGCGTCGGCATCGTCTTCATCACCCACCATCTGGAGGAGATCGCCGCTCTCGGGGACCGGGTGACCGTGATCCGCGACGGCAGGAGCGTCGGTCAGGTGCCCGCCTCCACGCCCGAGGACGAGCTCGTGCGCCTCATGGTGGGACGGTCGATCGAGCAGCAGTACCCGCGTGAACGGCCCGACACCGGCGCGGCGTTGCTCACCGTCGAGGGGCTCACCCGGGACGGGGTCTTCCACGACGTGTCGTTCGAGGTGCGGGCCGGTGAGGTCGTCGGCATCGCGGGGCTGGTGGGGGCCGGCCGTACGGAGGTCGTACGGGCGGTGTTCGGCGCCGATCCCTATGACAGGGGAGCCGTGCGCGTCGCCGGCACCCAGGTGCGCCGGTACGACGTGAACGCCGCGATGGAGGCCGGGATCGGGCTCGTGCCCGAGGACCGCAAGGGCCAGGGTCTCGTCCTGGACGCGTCCATCGAGGAGAACCTCGGACTCGTGACCATGCGGGCCGCGACCCGCGGCGGGCTCGTCGACCGCAAGGGGCAGCACGCCGCCGCGGCCAAGGTCGCCGACCAGCTGCGCGTGCGGATGGCCGGTCTCGGCCAGCACGTGCGCACGCTCTCCGGTGGCAACCAGCAGAAGGTCGTCATCGGCAAGTGGCTCCTGGCGAACACCAAGGTGCTCATCCTCGACGAGCCGACGCGCGGTATCGACGTCGGCGCCAAGGTCGAGATCTACCAGCTGATCAACGAACTCACGGCCGCGGGCGCCGCAGTCCTGATGATCTCCAGCGATCTGCCCGAGGTGCTCGGCATGAGCGACCGGGTGCTGGTGATGGCCCAGGGCCGGATCGCGGGCGAACTCTCCGCCGACGAGGCGACGCAGGATTCCGTCATGGCGCTCGCCGTCAGCACACCCACCACGTCTGTGAACGAAATGGAGGCCACCCGTGGCCACTGACACGCTCAAGAGCCGGGCGGGCGCCGGTGGCGCCGCGGGGGTCCGCAGACTCCTGCTCGACAACGGCGCGCTCACCGCGCTGATCGTCCTGGTCATCGCGATGTCCGCGCTGTCCGGCGACTTCCTGACGACCGACAACCTCCTCAACATCGGCGTCCAGGCGGCCGTCACGGCCATCCTCGCCTTCGGCGTCACCTTCGTGATCGTCTCGGCGGGCATCGACCTGTCGGTGGGGTCGGTCGCCGCGCTGTCGGCCACCGTCCTGGCCTGGAGCGCCACGTCGGCGGGCGTCCCCGTCGCGATAGCGGTGATCCTCGCGATCGCGACCGGCCTCGCCGCCGGACTCGTCAACGGCATCCTGATCTCGTACGGGAAGCTCCCGCCGTTCATCGCGACGCTCGCCATGCTGTCGGTGGGCCGCGGTCTTTCGCTGGTCATCTCGCAGGGCTCCCCGATCGCGTTCCCGAACTCGGTCTCGCACCTCGGTGACACGCTGGGCGGCTGGCTGCCCGTGCCGGTCCTCGTCATGGTCGTCATGGGCCTGATCACCGCGTTCGTCCTCGGCCGTACGTACATCGGCCGCTCCATGTACGCGATCGGCGGCAACGAGGAAGCGGCCCGTCTGTCGGGTCTGCGGGTGAAGAAGCAGAAGATCGCGATCTACGCGCTGTCGGGTCTGTTCGCCGCGGCCGCGGGCATCGTGCTCGCCGCGCGACTGTCCTCCGCGCAGCCGCAGGCCGCCAACGGCTACGAGCTGGACGCGATCGCCGCGGTCGTCATCGGCGGCGCCTCCCTCGCGGGCGGCACCGGCAAGGCGTCGGGCACGCTGATCGGCGCGCTGATCCTGGCGGTGCTGCGCAACGGCCTCAACCTGCTGTCGGTGTCGGCCTTCTGGCAGCAGGTCGTCATCGGTGTCGTGATCGCCCTGGCGGTGCTCCTCGACACCGTGCGCCGCAAGGCCGGGGCCACCCCCGTGGCCGCCGGCACCTCTCCGGGCGGCCGGGGCCGGCAGACGCTGACGTACGCGCTCGCGGCCGTGGTCGCGGTGGCCGTGGTGGGCGGGATGTCCTTCCTGCACGGCGGCTCGTCCTCCACCACGCCGAAGGTGGGCCTGTCGCTGTCCACCCTCAACAACCCCTTCTTCGTCCAGATCAAGCAGGGCGCGCAGGCGGAGGCGAAGAAGCTGGGCGTCGACCTGACCGTCACGGACGCGCAGAACGACGCCTCGCAGCAGGCCAACCAGTTGCAGAACTTCACCAGCTCGGGCCTCGGCGCGATCGTCGTCAACCCGGTGGACTCGGACGCCGCGGGCCCGGCGGTGCGGGCCGCGAACAAGGCGGGCGTCCCCGTCGTGGGCGTCGACCGCGGCGTCAACAAGGCGAAGACGGCCGCGCTGGTCGCCTCCGACAACGTCGAGGGCGGCAAGCTGGGCGCCAAGGCGCTGGCCGAGAAGCTCAGCGGCAAGGGCAAGATCGTGATCCTGCAGGGTCTGGCCGGCACGTCCGCGAGCCGCGAGCGCGGCGCGGGCTTCGCCGAGGGCCTGAAGGCCTACCCGGGCATCCAGGTCGTCGCCGAGCAGCCCGCCGACTTCGACCGCACCAAGGGCCTCGACGTGATGACGAACCTGCTCCAGGCCCACCCGGACATCCAGGGCGTCTTCGCCGAGAACGACGAGATGGCGCTCGGCGCGATCAAGGCGCTGGGGTCGAAGGCCGGGAAGTCGGTCCAGGTCGTCGGCTTCGACGGTGAGCCGGACGGACTCGCCGCGGTCAAGGCGGGCACGCTGTACGCGTCGGTGGCGCAGCAGCCCTCGCAGCTGGGCCGGATCGCGATCGACAACGCGCTGCAGGCCGCTCAGGGCAAGAAGGTCGAGAAAACGGTCATGGTGCCGGTGAAGGTGGTCACGAAGGAGAACGTGGCCGGGTTCACCGGCTGACCCGCCCCGTCCGGTCGCCACGGCGGCGGGCCGCGCAGCACGCGCGGTCCGCGGCCGTGGCGCCGGATTCACCGCTTTGTCGGATGCACGGGGATCCGCTGGGATCCGTTGGGAGACAGTTCATGTACGACTACGACCTCCTGGTCGTGGGATCGGCCAACGCCGACCTGGTGATCGGGGTCGAGCGGCGGCCCGCGGCCGGGGAGACGGTGCTCGGCTCCGACCTGGCCGTCCACCCGGGCGGCAAGGGCGCGAACCAGGCGGTGGCCGCCGCCCGCCTCGGCGCCCGTACGGCGTTGCTGGCCCGGGTCGGCGACGACGCGCACGGCCGGCTGCTGCTGGACGCGCAGCGCGCGGCGGGCGTCGGCACGGTGGGGGTCCTGGTCGGCGGGGCGCCCACGGGGGTCGCGCTGATCACGGTGGACCCGTCGGGGGACAACAGCATCGTGGTCTCCCCGGGCGCCAACGGGCGGCTCGCCCCTGAGGACGTACGGGCCGCACAAGGCCTGCTGCACGCCTCCCGGGTGGTGTCGGCGCAGCTGGAGATCCCACTGGAGACGGTGGAGGAGGTCGTACGGAACCTGCCGTCCGGCACCCGGTTCGTGCTGAACCCGTCGCCGCCGAGGCCACTGCCCGCCGAGGTGCTGGCGGCCTGTGACCCGCTGATCGTGAACGAGCACGAGGCACGGGTCATCGCGGGCGACGAGCTGGGCGGGGCGCCTGAGGACTGGGCGCGGGCGCTGCTGGCGCTCGGCCCCCGCTCGGTGGTGGTGACGCTGGGCGCGGAGGGCGCTCTGGTGGCGGCCGACGGTTCGATGACCCGTGTCCCCTCCGTGAAGGTGGACGCCGTCGACACGACGGGCGCGGGCGACGCTTTCACGGCTGCGCTGGCCTGGCGGCTGGGCACGGGCGCGGCGCTGCCCGAGGCGGCGGCGTACGCGGCGCGGGTGGGGGCGGCGGCGGTGACGCGCCCCGGCGCTCAGGAGTCCTACCCCACCGCCGAGGAGGTCGAAGCCCTGTGCGGCGCCGGCCTGGGGGACGACCCCCGGACGCCCGGCCGGGAAGGCGAGCCTGGAGTGCCTGCCCGAGGAGCGTCCGCGCGAGGTGAGTCCCTGTGAAGAAGGCCGGAATCCTGAACCGTCACCTCGCGGGCGCCCTGGCCGAGTTGGGGCACGGGCACGGGGTCCTGATATGCGACGCGGGCATGCCGATCCCGGCGGGCCCCCGGGTCGTGGACCTGGCGTTCCGCGCCGGGGTGCCGTCCTTCGCGGAGGTCCTGGACGGTCTGCTCCAGGAGCTGGTGGTGGAGGGCGCCACGGCCGCGCACGAGGTGCGGGACGCCAACCCGCAGGCCACGGCGCTGCTGGAGGCCCGCTTCCCGGACCTCGAGCTGGTCCCGCACGAGAAGCTGAAGCGGCTTGCGGCCGACGCCCACCTGGTGGTCCGCACCGGTGAGGCCCGCCCGTACGCGAACGTGCTCCTGCGCTGCGGCGTCTTCTTCTGAACCGGCCGCTCTGCCTGCGATACCGCGATACTTCGAGGGGCCCGGTCACTGCCCGGGCCCCTCGGTTTCCCCCCACCCAGCCAGAACCCCCGTGATCCCCCCAGATCCCCCCGGGGAGTCCTGACTCCCCTTACGACACGCAGAGGGCGGCAAGGGTTGCACCCTTCGCGGAGAATTTTCCGAGGGTCCGTCGCGGGCGGCGCAAGAACTGGCACCGGATGTGGTCAGGGTCGATGATGGAAGTGGAGTAAGAAGGTGATGGATCACGAACGACCGTGAGCCGGACAAGGCAGACTCCTCGTCGCGGGAGGCGTCCGCTCCTCAGCGAGTGAGCGCTCCCCAGGCCATGCGGAGCGCGGCCGAACAGCTGACCGAGCTGCTCGGGCGGGCTCCTCAGTCCGTTTCGGCGCTGAGACCGACGGACCATGGCTGGGAGGCCCTCGTCGAGGTCGTGGAGCTGGAGCGTGTTCCGGACACGAGCAGTGTGATGGCCAGCTACCGGGTCGTTCTGGACCCCGCGGGCAATCTGATGGGCTACGAACAAGTACGCCGCTACACCCGCGCGCAGGTCGACAAAGAGGGCCGCTGACAGCGGCTGACGCCCTTCGCTTGAAGGGACAGAAGATTGTGACTGTAATGCCGCAGGGCGGTGGTCTGCCGGCCGGCGGGGGCGGCGGAGGCTCCGGCAACCTCTACGACGTACTGGAACTGGTTCTCGACCGGGGCCTCGTCATCGACGCATTCGTACGGTTGTCCCTCATCGGAATCGAGATTCTGAAGGTGGACGCCCGCGTGGTCGTCGCCAGCGTCGACACCTATCTGCGCTTCGCCGAGGCTTGCAACCGGCTGGACCTGGAGTCCGGCCGCAAGGCCCCCGCGACGCTGACGGACATCACCCAGAGCATCACCGAGGGTGGTGCCCGGGGCAAGAGCAAGGGCGCGCTGACCGGCGCGGTGGAGGCGTTCACCGAATCGCTCCAGAAGGGGAGCAAGGAGCGCGAGAGGGAGCCCGAGCACATCGAACGCGGCTCGAGCCACCGCTCCTCGAAGGACCGGGAGGAGTGAGCGAGCCGATGTCGCTGTACGTGTACGCGATCACCAAGGACTCGCATCCGCTGGATCTGGACGGGGTCAAGGGCGTGGGCGAGGCCCCCGCCGAGTTGCGGACCGTCCGCAGCGGCTCGCTGTGCGCCGTCGTCAGTGACGCCCCCCAGGACCTGTCGGTCGCGCGCCGCGACCTGGAGGCGCACAACGAGGTCCAGGGACGTCTGTGGGCCGGCGGCAGCATCCTGCCGCTCGGCTTCGGATACGTCGCGGAGAACGAGGACGCCGTACGCGCCGTGCTGGAGTCGCGGGCCGAGGAGTTCTCCCAGCGGCTGGACGAGCTCACCGGGCGGGCCGAGTTCAACGTCAAGGGCGTGCAGGAAGAGGACGCCCTGCTGCGGACCATCCTCGAGGAGTCCGAGCAGGCGCGGGCGCTGAGCGCGCGGACCCGCGAGGGCGGCAGCTACGACGACCGCCTGGCGCTCGGTCAGCTCATCGCGCAGGAGGTGCAGAGCCGCCAGGACGCGGAGGCCGAGGAGGTCCTCGCCGCGCTGCGGCCGCTCGCGCTGTCGGAGAAGGTGTCCCCCCCGTCCAAGCAGTACTTCGTGAACGCGTCCTTCCTGGTGGAGGGCGAGCGGGCGGAGGAGTTCACACGGGCCGGGCAGGAGCTGGCCGAGCGCCTCGGCGAGGGCATCGAGGTGCGGGTACGGGGGCCGCTGCCGCCGTACAGCTTCGCCTGACCGGGCCCGGACCGACCGACCCGGACGGCATGAGGAGGAGGCGCTGTGGGAGGACTGGTCACCGGGATCCTGGGGCTGCCGTTCGCCCCGGTCAGGGGCATCGGCTGGGTGCTCGACAAGGTCGTCAAGACCGCGGAGCAGGAGTACTACGACCCGGCTCCCATCCAGGAGGAGCTGGTGAACCTGGAGCAGGCGCGGACCGAGGGCCGTATCGCCGAGGAGGAGTTCGCGCAGCGCGAGGAGGCGCTGCTGCACCGCCTGGAGGAGATCAGGGCCTACCACCTGCGGAAGGCGCAGGGCGGGCCGTGACGGTCGGCGAAAGAAAGAAGAGGGAACCATGAACAACGCCAAGATCGGCGCGGCTGTTCTCGGCGGCTATCTGCTGGGCCGGACGAAGAAGGGCAAGCTCGCCCTGAGCCTGGGGGCGGCGATGGCCGGGTCGCGGATGAGGCCCGGGCAGGTCGGCAAGCTGCTCCAGGACTCCCCCGTCCTCGGCAACGTCAGCAAGCAGGTGCGCGGTGAGCTGGCGAGCGCGGGCAAGGCCGCGGCCACCACCGTGCTGTCGGCGAAGGCCGAGAGCCTGGCCGACGCCCTGCACGAGCGCACCGCGGGGCTGAAGGAGAGGACGCACGGCGAGGGCGGGCGCGGTCGGCACGAGGAGGCCCGCGACGAGGAAGACGCGGACGAGGAGGGGGACCGGGACGAGGGCGGCCGGGACGACGGAAGCCGGAGAGAGCGTCGGAGCGGAGCAGGGGAGGAGCCGGGTCACCGGAGCGAGGGGCGCGAGAAGAGGGCGAAGAGCGGGTCCGCACGATCAAGGAGGCCGGACGATGGTTGAGGGCACCCTCAACAAGGTTCGTGATCAGGTGCAGGGGAACCCTGGCGCGGACCGGCTCAAGGCAGAGCTGGAGAGCTACCTGCAGGCCCGGCTCCAGGTGATGCTCGAGAGCATGGGCGAGCGGCTGGGTGAGGGGGCGCGCCGGCTGGCGGAGACGCACGTCGGTCCCGGCATGCTGGGCAAACTCGCCCTCAAGGGCGGCAAGAGGCTCCTCGGAGGGGAAGGCGCGGGGGCGGGGGCGGGCGGAATCCTGTCCCAGGCGAAGGACACGCTGCTCGGCAAGGCCAAGGAGGCGGCGGGCGTAGGCGGCAAGAAGCCCGGCGGACCGCAGCGGGGACTGACCATCATCGAGGACGTCGAGGTGGGCGTGCCCGTCCGCGAGGCCTACAACCAGTGGACGCAGTTCCCGGACTTCGAAAAGTTCGCCAAGGGTGTCGAGGACGTCCGGCAGGACGACGAGACCACGACCCACTGGCAGGCGAAGATCGCCAAGTCACGTCGCCAATGGCGGGGCGTCGTGACCGAGCAGGTGCCCGACGAGCGCATCGCCTGGACCACCGAGGGTCCCAAGGGCACGAACAAGGGCGTCGTCACCTTCCACCCGCTCGGCGACAACCTCACCAAGGTTCTGCTGGTCCTGCAGTACTACCCCAAGGGCCTGTTCGAGAAGACGGGCAGCCTGTGGCGCGCCCAGGGGCGGCGGGTGCGGCTCGATCTCAAGCTCTACCGCTCGTTCGTCATGACCCGCGGTGAGGCCACCGGCGCCTGGCGCGGCGAGATCCGCGACGGGGAGGTGGTCCGCAGCTCGGAGGAGGTCGAGCGCGAGGAAGAGGAAGAGGCCGAGAAGGAGGGCCGCGGGGAGCGCGAGGAGGAGCCCGAGGAGCGGGAAGAGGAGCCCGAGGAGCGCCGCCGGGACGAGGAGGAGGAAGAAGAGGCAGACAGAGAAGAGGGACGTCGGGGACGCCGGGACGAGGACGAAGAGGACGAGGACGACGAGAAGCCCGAGTCCTCCGAGGAGGACGACGAGTGGGAGGAGGACGAAGACGAGCAACCCGACGACCGCTACGACGAGAGGGAGGCACCCGAAGGGCGTCGGCGCCGCGGATAGTCGCGGGCGCTGAGGTGCGTGAACTCGCCGGCCTCCGTTGTCGCCGGCGCCGGGTGCTCAGGGAAACGAGGTCGAGTGTGCCGTGTCCGATCCCGCCGTCCCCGCGTCGCGGCCCCTGACCCCCTACAGTCAGGGGTCCTCCGGCGCGAACCTGGCCGACATCCTTGAACGCGTGCTCGACAAGGGCATCGTGATAGTCGGCGACATCAAGATCAACCTGCTCGACATCGAGCTGCTCACCATCAAACTCCGGCTCCTGGTGGCCTCCGTGGACAAGGCCCGGGAGATCGGCATCGACTGGTGGGAGCACGACCCGGCGCTGTCCTCACGCGCCGACGGCCGGCGCAGCCTCCGGGAACAGAACGAGCGGCTGCGGGCCGA of Streptomyces cynarae contains these proteins:
- a CDS encoding gas vesicle protein GvpO is translated as MTNDREPDKADSSSREASAPQRVSAPQAMRSAAEQLTELLGRAPQSVSALRPTDHGWEALVEVVELERVPDTSSVMASYRVVLDPAGNLMGYEQVRRYTRAQVDKEGR
- a CDS encoding gas vesicle structural protein GvpA, with protein sequence MPQGGGLPAGGGGGGSGNLYDVLELVLDRGLVIDAFVRLSLIGIEILKVDARVVVASVDTYLRFAEACNRLDLESGRKAPATLTDITQSITEGGARGKSKGALTGAVEAFTESLQKGSKEREREPEHIERGSSHRSSKDREE
- a CDS encoding SRPBCC family protein, which produces MVEGTLNKVRDQVQGNPGADRLKAELESYLQARLQVMLESMGERLGEGARRLAETHVGPGMLGKLALKGGKRLLGGEGAGAGAGGILSQAKDTLLGKAKEAAGVGGKKPGGPQRGLTIIEDVEVGVPVREAYNQWTQFPDFEKFAKGVEDVRQDDETTTHWQAKIAKSRRQWRGVVTEQVPDERIAWTTEGPKGTNKGVVTFHPLGDNLTKVLLVLQYYPKGLFEKTGSLWRAQGRRVRLDLKLYRSFVMTRGEATGAWRGEIRDGEVVRSSEEVEREEEEEAEKEGRGEREEEPEEREEEPEERRRDEEEEEEADREEGRRGRRDEDEEDEDDEKPESSEEDDEWEEDEDEQPDDRYDEREAPEGRRRRG
- a CDS encoding gas vesicle protein GvpG, which codes for MGGLVTGILGLPFAPVRGIGWVLDKVVKTAEQEYYDPAPIQEELVNLEQARTEGRIAEEEFAQREEALLHRLEEIRAYHLRKAQGGP
- a CDS encoding GvpL/GvpF family gas vesicle protein, producing the protein MSEPMSLYVYAITKDSHPLDLDGVKGVGEAPAELRTVRSGSLCAVVSDAPQDLSVARRDLEAHNEVQGRLWAGGSILPLGFGYVAENEDAVRAVLESRAEEFSQRLDELTGRAEFNVKGVQEEDALLRTILEESEQARALSARTREGGSYDDRLALGQLIAQEVQSRQDAEAEEVLAALRPLALSEKVSPPSKQYFVNASFLVEGERAEEFTRAGQELAERLGEGIEVRVRGPLPPYSFA